A genomic region of Mycobacterium sp. Aquia_213 contains the following coding sequences:
- the cysT gene encoding sulfate ABC transporter permease subunit CysT, whose amino-acid sequence MTAAIVPDPEAIRVQLDEPEGNGPRRPSGLVRPGPTSLRVGVATVWLSVIVLLPLAAIAWQAAGGGWHAFWLAVTSHAAVDSFRVTLTISLGVTVVNTVFGLLIAWILVRDDFFGRRLVDTVIDLPFALPTIVASLVMLALYGNNSPVGLHLQHTAWGVAVALAFVTLPFVVRAVQPVLLEIDRETEEAAASLGASGPKIFTSVILPSLLPSLLSGAGLAFSRAIGEFGSVVLIGGAVPGKTEVSSQWIRTLIENDDRTGAAAISIVLLLISFFLLFILRIAGVRAARREGSGS is encoded by the coding sequence ATGACGGCGGCGATCGTCCCGGATCCCGAGGCGATCCGGGTCCAGCTCGACGAGCCCGAGGGTAACGGGCCGCGCCGGCCGTCGGGGCTGGTCCGGCCGGGGCCCACATCGCTGCGGGTCGGCGTGGCGACGGTATGGCTGTCGGTGATCGTGCTGCTGCCGTTGGCCGCGATCGCCTGGCAGGCCGCCGGTGGTGGCTGGCACGCCTTCTGGCTGGCGGTCACGTCGCACGCGGCAGTGGATTCGTTCCGGGTGACCCTGACCATCAGCCTCGGGGTCACGGTGGTCAACACCGTGTTCGGTCTGCTGATCGCCTGGATTCTGGTGCGCGACGACTTCTTCGGTAGACGACTGGTCGATACCGTCATCGACTTGCCGTTCGCGCTGCCGACGATTGTCGCCAGCCTGGTGATGTTGGCCCTGTACGGAAACAACAGCCCGGTGGGCTTGCACCTGCAGCACACCGCGTGGGGTGTGGCAGTTGCACTGGCGTTCGTCACCTTGCCATTCGTGGTGCGCGCGGTTCAGCCGGTGTTGCTGGAAATCGACCGCGAGACCGAAGAGGCGGCCGCGTCGCTGGGCGCCAGCGGCCCGAAGATCTTCACCTCGGTGATCCTGCCGTCGCTGCTGCCGTCTCTGTTGTCCGGTGCGGGACTGGCGTTTTCGCGGGCCATCGGCGAGTTCGGTTCGGTGGTGCTGATCGGCGGGGCGGTGCCCGGCAAGACCGAAGTCTCGTCGCAGTGGATCCGGACCTTGATCGAGAACGACGACCGTACCGGCGCCGCGGCTATATCCATTGTGTTGCTGCTGATCTCATTCTTTCTGCTGTTCATTCTGCGAATCGCGGGTGTCCGCGCTGCGCGGCGGGAGGGGAGTGGCTCGTGA
- a CDS encoding sulfate ABC transporter substrate-binding protein, with protein MFNDIGSARRWRPFGALALISVVVAACSPGPSDVVGGGGPSGAHTTVTLVAYSAPEPGWSKVIPAFNASEEGKGVQVITSYGASGDQSRGVAEGKPADLVNFSVEPDITRLVKAGKVSKDWNTDATKGIPFGSVVTFVVRKGNPKNIRDWDDLLRPGIEVITPSPLSSGSAKWNLLAPYAAKSDGGRNGQAGIDFVSQLVRDHVKLRPGSGREATDVFVQGSGDVLISYENEAIATERQGKPVEHVTPPQTFKIENPLAVVTTSPHLDSANAFKNFQYTAAAQKVWAQAGFRPVDPAIAAEFRSQFPVPAKLWTIADLGGWATVDPQLFDKNNGSITKIYTKATG; from the coding sequence ATGTTCAACGACATCGGCAGCGCACGGCGCTGGCGACCTTTCGGCGCGCTCGCGCTGATTTCCGTTGTCGTCGCGGCATGTAGTCCCGGCCCCAGTGACGTCGTTGGCGGCGGGGGGCCGTCGGGCGCGCACACCACCGTCACGCTGGTTGCGTACTCCGCGCCAGAACCCGGATGGAGCAAGGTGATTCCCGCATTCAACGCCTCCGAGGAGGGCAAGGGTGTGCAAGTGATCACTTCGTATGGAGCCTCCGGCGACCAGTCTCGAGGGGTGGCCGAGGGGAAGCCGGCCGACCTGGTGAATTTCTCGGTCGAACCGGACATCACTCGATTGGTCAAGGCGGGCAAGGTTTCCAAAGACTGGAATACCGATGCCACCAAAGGCATCCCGTTCGGGTCGGTGGTGACGTTCGTGGTACGCAAGGGCAATCCGAAGAACATTCGGGATTGGGACGACCTGCTGCGGCCCGGGATCGAAGTCATCACGCCCAGCCCGCTGAGTTCGGGATCGGCCAAGTGGAATCTGCTCGCGCCGTACGCCGCCAAAAGCGATGGCGGCAGGAATGGCCAAGCGGGGATCGACTTCGTCAGCCAGTTGGTGCGCGACCATGTGAAGTTGCGGCCCGGGTCGGGACGGGAAGCCACCGACGTTTTCGTCCAGGGCAGCGGCGACGTATTGATCAGCTACGAGAACGAGGCCATCGCCACTGAGCGGCAAGGGAAGCCGGTCGAACACGTCACCCCACCCCAGACCTTCAAGATCGAAAATCCGTTGGCGGTGGTCACGACGAGCCCGCACCTGGATTCCGCGAACGCGTTCAAGAACTTCCAGTACACCGCCGCGGCGCAGAAAGTGTGGGCGCAGGCCGGTTTCCGGCCGGTCGATCCCGCGATCGCCGCCGAATTCCGGAGTCAGTTCCCGGTGCCGGCGAAACTCTGGACGATCGCCGACCTGGGCGGCTGGGCCACGGTGGATCCCCAACTGTTCGACAAGAACAACGGCAGCATCACCAAGATCTATACGAAGGCCACCGGATGA
- the cysW gene encoding sulfate ABC transporter permease subunit CysW yields the protein MTSSPWVRYLTRYLGLSYVFVLLIVPVSVILWRTFEPGVGQFYDWVSTPAAQSALDLSLLVVAIVVPLNVVFGIPTALVLARNRFRGKGVLQAVIDLPFAVSPVIVGVALILLWGSAGAFGFVERDFGLKVIFGLPGIVLASIFVTLPFVVREVEPVLHELGTDQEQAAATLGSSWWQTFWRITLPSIRWGLTYGIMLTIARTLGEYGAVIIVSSNLPGKSQTLTLLVSDRYNRGAEYGAYALSTLLMGVAVAVLIVQVILDIRRARANKVA from the coding sequence GTGACGTCGTCGCCGTGGGTTCGTTACCTCACTCGGTATCTCGGCCTGTCGTACGTCTTTGTGCTGTTGATAGTTCCGGTCTCGGTGATCCTGTGGCGGACCTTCGAGCCGGGGGTGGGCCAGTTCTATGACTGGGTGAGTACGCCGGCAGCGCAATCGGCGCTGGACTTGTCGCTGCTCGTGGTGGCGATCGTGGTGCCACTCAACGTGGTCTTCGGTATTCCCACGGCATTGGTGCTGGCGCGCAACAGGTTCCGCGGCAAGGGTGTGTTGCAGGCGGTCATCGACCTGCCCTTCGCTGTCTCGCCGGTCATCGTGGGCGTCGCCCTGATCCTGTTGTGGGGGTCGGCTGGTGCGTTCGGGTTTGTCGAAAGAGACTTCGGCTTGAAGGTCATCTTCGGCCTGCCGGGCATAGTCCTCGCCAGTATCTTCGTCACGCTGCCGTTCGTGGTCCGTGAAGTCGAACCGGTGCTCCACGAATTGGGAACGGACCAAGAACAGGCGGCCGCGACACTGGGTTCTAGTTGGTGGCAGACCTTTTGGCGGATCACCCTGCCTTCTATCCGATGGGGTCTGACCTACGGCATCATGCTGACCATCGCGCGCACGCTCGGTGAATACGGGGCGGTGATCATCGTGTCGTCCAACCTGCCCGGGAAATCGCAGACACTGACGCTGTTGGTCTCCGACCGCTACAACCGGGGCGCCGAGTACGGCGCCTACGCGCTATCCACACTGCTGATGGGAGTCGCCGTGGCCGTTCTGATCGTCCAGGTGATTCTCGACATTCGCCGAGCACGGGCGAACAAGGTTGCTTGA
- a CDS encoding FAD-dependent oxidoreductase, giving the protein MCQDRRVPVASEETTCVIAGGGPAGMVLGLLLARGGVRVTVMEKHADFLRDFRGDTVHASTLRLLDELGLGSRFAQIPHRLIDTIQLEMQGQPLNLDLSHLPGAHQHIALVPQWDFLELLASAAETEPTFRLLRSTEVTGVVRDGDRVTGVTYRDPSGESKQMRALLTVACDGRGSTVRSAIGLEPRGFGAPMDVWWFRLPRHADDPSGLAGRFVAGHGLIMIDRGDYYQIAYIIPKGTDTEMRAEGIEALHQVLVSLVPWLSDRVGTLSSFDDVKLLDVQLNRLRRWYTDGALCIGDAAHAMSPVGGVGINLAVADAVATARLLAGPLQAGRVTTRELLRVQVRRWIPTAIIQAVQRTIHAQVVADVVAGSDANAPRGVQLASRFPALRRLLAYLVAIGPLSEHAPKFARPNG; this is encoded by the coding sequence ATGTGTCAAGATCGGCGAGTGCCTGTCGCATCCGAGGAAACCACCTGTGTCATCGCCGGCGGCGGTCCCGCCGGTATGGTGCTTGGCCTGCTGTTAGCGCGGGGCGGCGTAAGAGTCACGGTGATGGAAAAACACGCCGATTTCCTGCGTGACTTCCGGGGCGACACCGTGCACGCGAGCACGTTGCGCCTGCTTGACGAACTCGGCTTGGGATCGCGGTTCGCCCAGATCCCGCACCGTCTGATCGACACCATCCAATTAGAGATGCAAGGCCAACCGTTGAACCTCGACCTGTCCCACCTGCCGGGTGCACACCAACACATCGCCCTGGTGCCACAGTGGGACTTCCTGGAGTTGTTGGCCTCGGCGGCCGAGACGGAACCCACCTTCCGGCTGTTGCGCAGCACCGAGGTGACCGGAGTGGTTCGCGACGGCGACCGCGTCACCGGCGTCACCTACCGCGACCCGAGCGGTGAGAGCAAGCAGATGCGCGCCCTGCTGACGGTGGCCTGCGACGGGCGCGGGTCCACGGTGCGCTCCGCGATCGGGCTCGAACCGCGAGGGTTCGGCGCCCCGATGGATGTGTGGTGGTTCCGCTTGCCTCGGCACGCCGACGACCCGAGCGGACTTGCCGGCAGGTTCGTGGCCGGACACGGGCTCATCATGATCGACCGCGGCGACTACTACCAGATCGCCTACATCATTCCCAAGGGCACCGACACCGAGATGCGAGCCGAGGGCATCGAGGCGTTGCACCAGGTGCTGGTGAGTCTGGTGCCCTGGCTTTCCGACCGAGTCGGCACGCTGTCGTCGTTCGATGACGTGAAACTGCTTGACGTACAGCTCAATCGGCTGCGCCGCTGGTACACCGACGGCGCCCTGTGCATCGGCGACGCGGCGCACGCGATGTCGCCGGTCGGGGGCGTCGGAATCAACCTCGCGGTCGCCGATGCCGTAGCCACCGCACGCTTGCTGGCCGGCCCGCTGCAAGCCGGGCGGGTAACCACTCGGGAGCTGTTGCGGGTGCAGGTTCGCCGCTGGATACCCACGGCGATCATCCAGGCCGTACAACGGACGATCCACGCCCAAGTGGTCGCCGACGTGGTGGCCGGAAGCGATGCCAATGCGCCCCGGGGCGTTCAACTGGCCAGCCGGTTCCCGGCCTTGCGGCGATTACTCGCTTATTTGGTGGCGATCGGCCCGCTGTCCGAGCACGCACCGAAGTTTGCCCGGCCGAACGGATAA
- a CDS encoding sulfate/molybdate ABC transporter ATP-binding protein, whose product MTATKTDNAIIVRDANKRYNDFVALDHVDFVVPTGSLTALLGPSGSGKSTLLRTIAGLDQPDTGSVTINGLDVTRVPPQRRGIGFVFQHYAAFKHMTVRDNVAYGLKIRKRPKAEVKEKVDNLLEVVGLSGFQGRYPNQLSGGQRQRMALARALAVDPQVLLLDEPFGALDAKVREDLRAWLRRLHDEVHVTTVLVTHDQAEALDVADRIAVLNKGRIEQVGSPTEVYDAPANSFVMSFLGAVSTLNGSLVRPHDIRVGRNPEMAIAGGDSAAESIGVVRATVDRVVALGFEVRVELTSAATGGNFTAQITRGDAEALALKDGDTVYVRATRVPSSITDAAPSGGADEDQSTLTSA is encoded by the coding sequence ATGACCGCCACCAAGACAGACAACGCGATCATCGTTCGCGACGCCAACAAACGCTACAACGATTTCGTGGCGTTGGATCACGTGGACTTCGTGGTCCCCACCGGTTCACTGACGGCATTGCTGGGGCCCAGTGGCTCGGGCAAGTCAACCCTGTTGCGCACCATCGCCGGTCTCGACCAGCCCGACACGGGAAGCGTGACGATTAACGGGCTCGACGTGACCCGGGTGCCGCCGCAGCGGCGCGGCATCGGATTCGTGTTCCAGCACTACGCCGCGTTCAAGCACATGACGGTCCGCGACAATGTCGCGTACGGATTGAAGATCCGCAAGCGCCCCAAGGCCGAGGTCAAGGAGAAGGTCGACAACCTGCTGGAAGTCGTGGGGCTCAGCGGATTTCAGGGTCGCTACCCCAACCAGCTCTCCGGCGGTCAGCGACAGCGGATGGCGCTGGCGCGAGCGCTGGCCGTCGACCCGCAGGTGCTGCTGCTCGACGAGCCGTTCGGCGCGCTGGACGCCAAGGTTCGCGAGGATCTGCGGGCCTGGCTGCGGCGCCTGCACGACGAGGTCCACGTCACCACGGTGCTGGTCACTCACGATCAGGCCGAGGCGCTGGACGTGGCCGATCGGATTGCGGTGCTCAACAAGGGCCGCATCGAGCAGGTCGGGTCCCCGACCGAGGTCTACGACGCTCCCGCGAACTCGTTCGTGATGTCGTTCCTGGGCGCGGTCTCGACACTGAACGGCAGTTTGGTTCGCCCGCACGACATCCGGGTCGGCCGCAATCCCGAGATGGCGATCGCCGGAGGTGACAGCGCCGCCGAGTCCATCGGAGTGGTGCGGGCGACCGTCGACCGGGTCGTGGCACTGGGTTTCGAGGTGCGCGTCGAGTTGACCAGCGCGGCCACCGGCGGCAATTTCACCGCTCAGATCACCCGAGGTGACGCCGAGGCGCTGGCCCTGAAGGACGGGGACACCGTCTACGTGCGTGCGACCCGCGTGCCGTCCAGCATCACCGATGCTGCGCCGTCCGGCGGTGCCGACGAAGATCAGAGCACTTTGACGTCGGCCTGA